The Sulfitobacter sp. SK011 genome has a window encoding:
- a CDS encoding response regulator transcription factor produces the protein MSKIALVDDDRNILTSVAMTLEAEGFEVETYNDGQAALDAFNKQLPDMAVLDIKMPRMDGMDLLQRLRQKTAMPVIFLTSKDDEIDEVLGLRMGADDYVKKPFSQRLLVERIRALLRRQDAVETNEVGDTEETKVMDRGELRMDPLRHSVSWKGNDVSLTVTEFLLLQALAQRPGFVKSRDQLMDVAYDDQVYVDDRTIDSHIKRLRKKMRTADDEFSAIETLYGIGYRYNEE, from the coding sequence ATGTCGAAAATTGCATTGGTGGACGACGACAGGAACATCCTGACGTCCGTCGCGATGACTCTCGAAGCCGAAGGTTTCGAAGTGGAAACCTATAATGATGGTCAAGCAGCGCTGGACGCGTTTAACAAACAGCTGCCCGATATGGCGGTTCTGGACATCAAGATGCCACGCATGGACGGCATGGATTTGTTGCAACGGCTGCGCCAAAAGACCGCCATGCCAGTGATCTTTTTGACGTCAAAAGATGATGAGATTGACGAAGTTCTGGGCCTGCGTATGGGGGCGGATGATTACGTCAAAAAGCCATTTAGCCAGCGCTTGCTGGTTGAACGCATTCGCGCTTTGTTGCGTCGGCAAGATGCGGTTGAAACCAATGAAGTCGGGGACACCGAGGAAACCAAAGTGATGGACCGCGGTGAGTTGCGGATGGACCCCTTGCGTCATTCTGTTTCATGGAAGGGCAATGATGTTTCCCTGACCGTCACGGAATTTTTGCTGCTTCAGGCTCTGGCCCAGCGTCCCGGCTTTGTCAAATCACGCGATCAGTTGATGGACGTGGCCTATGACGATCAAGTTTATGTGGATGACCGCACCATCGACAGCCACATCAAGCGTCTGCGCAAGAAGATGCGCACAGCGGATGATGAATTCTCAGCGATTGAGACACTTTACGGTATCGGCTACAGATATAACGAAGAGTAA
- a CDS encoding PTS sugar transporter subunit IIA has protein sequence MIGIVIVAHGGLAQEYLSAIEHVVGSQIGVRAISIEADHDRAAKEREICVAADEVDQGSGVVVVTDLFGGSPSNLSLLACRPENRRIIYGANLPMLIKLAKSRQMDVPDAVRAALEAGKKYIDSQNVSAG, from the coding sequence GTGATCGGAATTGTGATAGTTGCACATGGTGGATTGGCACAGGAATATCTGTCGGCCATTGAACATGTTGTGGGGTCCCAGATTGGGGTTCGGGCGATCTCTATTGAGGCAGACCATGACCGCGCCGCAAAGGAACGCGAAATATGTGTCGCCGCGGACGAGGTCGATCAGGGATCAGGCGTTGTGGTGGTGACAGACCTATTTGGCGGGTCACCTTCCAACCTTAGCTTGCTCGCCTGCCGCCCCGAAAACCGGCGAATTATTTATGGTGCAAACTTGCCAATGCTGATCAAGCTTGCCAAATCCCGGCAAATGGATGTTCCGGACGCGGTTCGCGCGGCACTTGAAGCAGGCAAGAAATACATCGACAGCCAAAATGTCAGCGCAGGTTAA
- a CDS encoding DUF6473 family protein — MTYDALGPGALDYLPCRYGNSKLLFRGPRRDLDTPYLAFIGGTETYGKFIEQPFPAQVEKAIGTTCANFGFPNAGIDAFAHDPFVVNAAVKAKITVIQVLGAQNMTNRFYAVHPRRNDRFVSASQLLSTIYREVDFADFHFNKHMLRRLMLVSPDRFATVRAELQQAWLARMRLMLGQIKGKTILLWLSDHAPQSGDENDDQTLGTDPLFVTREMMDEIGPYATKVVEVVASQEAISAGTTGMVFSQMEAISAEQMMGPGAHAEAAEMLIEAINSLA, encoded by the coding sequence ATGACCTATGACGCGTTGGGGCCGGGGGCCCTTGATTATTTGCCGTGCAGATACGGCAATTCGAAATTACTGTTCCGGGGGCCAAGGCGTGATTTGGACACGCCGTATCTGGCGTTCATTGGGGGCACTGAAACCTACGGGAAATTTATAGAACAGCCTTTTCCTGCTCAGGTGGAGAAAGCCATCGGCACGACCTGTGCCAATTTCGGTTTTCCAAATGCAGGGATTGACGCATTTGCGCATGATCCATTCGTCGTAAATGCGGCGGTCAAGGCCAAGATCACGGTGATCCAGGTGCTTGGCGCGCAGAACATGACCAACAGGTTCTACGCGGTCCATCCGCGGCGTAATGATCGGTTTGTTTCTGCATCGCAGCTGCTGAGCACGATCTACCGCGAGGTGGATTTTGCGGATTTCCACTTTAACAAACACATGCTCAGGCGGCTAATGCTGGTGTCGCCGGACAGGTTCGCAACAGTGCGCGCAGAACTGCAGCAGGCTTGGCTGGCGCGGATGCGGCTGATGCTGGGGCAGATCAAAGGCAAGACGATCTTGTTGTGGCTTTCTGATCATGCACCGCAGTCCGGCGATGAAAATGATGATCAAACTTTGGGCACCGATCCGCTTTTTGTCACGCGAGAGATGATGGATGAAATAGGGCCATATGCCACCAAAGTGGTCGAGGTTGTTGCCTCGCAAGAGGCAATTTCAGCAGGCACAACTGGCATGGTGTTCAGCCAGATGGAGGCAATTTCCGCTGAGCAAATGATGGGGCCGGGTGCCCATGCAGAGGCGGCTGAAATGTTGATTGAGGCGATCAATTCATTGGCATGA
- a CDS encoding HPr kinase/phosphorylase — MKQRTEIVHATTVSITGKGVLIVGPSGSGKSSLALQLIGMGAGLVADDRTQIDLDGAGALTATAPDAIRGLIEARGIGLLRAEYVGSTALQLVVDLSQREEQRLPDAHCYSVLGIPLRCLYAAPSPHFAAGIWLYVQGTLDMPL; from the coding sequence ATGAAGCAGCGCACTGAAATCGTGCACGCGACGACCGTTTCAATCACTGGCAAGGGCGTGCTGATTGTGGGGCCGTCGGGCAGCGGGAAATCTTCGCTGGCTTTGCAATTGATCGGGATGGGCGCGGGGTTGGTCGCAGATGATCGCACGCAGATCGACCTTGATGGTGCCGGGGCACTGACCGCGACCGCGCCTGACGCAATCCGCGGGTTGATCGAGGCGCGGGGCATTGGATTGCTCCGTGCGGAGTATGTCGGTTCAACGGCTCTGCAACTGGTCGTTGACCTTTCACAGCGGGAAGAACAGCGGCTGCCTGATGCCCATTGTTATTCAGTTCTTGGTATACCACTGCGCTGCCTTTACGCCGCACCCAGCCCGCATTTTGCAGCAGGGATTTGGCTTTATGTGCAGGGCACCCTAGATATGCCTCTATGA
- a CDS encoding sensor histidine kinase gives MAIVERNFVRDLAQTTRDGDVVLGDDWVAPHAAVPDEMRVHRERRGLFSLRASPLTRKIITFNLIALNVLVAGILYLNSSRDSLAVQRGASLVSEAELIADVLEAQLPDGAPVNLATKDGIDVEATLNGLDLRSGIEIFVFDAAETLVAVSEGRLALEKTPGVPDTGNPTVLTDGLSWVWNLVSSPFSGAEDAPVGEPMETQLKTLVAGSLKNGTQIEYKLDTAGNTLFTVMTPIMQGGQAVGVVAIASAAGEIDKFVRSERERVLQMFVIATLVSIGLSLVLASTIANPLADLSAAAELGRDKDARKMNPGRIRIPDLTARPDEIGRLSGALRGMVSALYNRIDGNEQFAADVAHEIKNPLASLRSAVGTLRMIKREDQRNKLLDVIDHDVRRLDRLVSDISNASRLDSELVKEEEEPFDLLHMLGNLGQYLGEDAKGKGIDFITDLPSSPIIVHGLEARLAQVFVNLITNAISFCEDGDAIRVWARKRENRVLIVVEDTGPGIPEQALSKIFKRFYSQRPDEHFGNNSGLGLAISKQIVEAHGGVIWAENIRPTDADITSEPLGARFVVGLPT, from the coding sequence ATGGCGATTGTGGAAAGGAACTTTGTGCGGGATCTGGCCCAAACCACGCGGGACGGCGATGTTGTGCTGGGCGACGATTGGGTCGCGCCGCATGCGGCCGTGCCTGATGAGATGCGGGTGCATCGTGAACGGCGCGGTCTGTTTTCGCTGCGGGCCTCGCCGCTGACGCGAAAGATCATCACGTTCAACCTTATCGCTCTGAACGTGCTGGTTGCCGGCATTCTGTATCTCAATTCGTCAAGAGACTCGCTTGCGGTTCAACGGGGGGCTTCGCTGGTTTCAGAAGCTGAATTGATTGCGGATGTGCTTGAGGCGCAACTGCCTGACGGTGCACCCGTAAATCTAGCCACCAAGGACGGTATTGATGTCGAAGCGACACTCAATGGTCTCGACCTGCGCAGTGGGATCGAGATCTTTGTTTTTGACGCCGCTGAAACGTTGGTTGCGGTATCTGAGGGGCGTTTGGCATTGGAAAAAACGCCTGGTGTACCTGATACAGGAAACCCGACCGTTCTGACCGATGGACTGAGCTGGGTTTGGAATTTGGTTTCCAGCCCTTTCAGCGGAGCAGAGGATGCACCCGTTGGTGAACCTATGGAAACGCAGCTTAAAACCTTGGTCGCAGGTAGCCTGAAAAACGGTACACAGATAGAGTACAAGCTGGACACGGCCGGCAACACTTTGTTCACAGTGATGACCCCCATCATGCAGGGCGGTCAGGCTGTGGGTGTGGTCGCTATTGCCTCTGCCGCGGGAGAGATCGATAAATTTGTGCGCAGTGAACGGGAACGCGTTTTGCAGATGTTCGTCATCGCGACACTGGTCTCGATTGGCCTTAGTCTTGTTTTGGCATCAACCATCGCGAATCCACTTGCGGATCTTTCTGCGGCGGCGGAATTGGGCCGTGACAAGGATGCCCGCAAAATGAATCCCGGACGCATTCGAATTCCTGATCTGACGGCCCGCCCGGATGAGATTGGTCGATTGTCGGGCGCATTGCGCGGTATGGTTTCAGCGCTTTACAACCGCATCGACGGGAACGAACAATTCGCAGCGGACGTGGCCCACGAAATCAAGAATCCCCTCGCCTCACTGCGGTCTGCTGTCGGCACGCTGCGGATGATCAAGCGTGAAGATCAACGTAACAAACTGCTTGATGTCATTGACCACGATGTGCGGCGGCTGGACCGTTTGGTCAGCGATATTTCGAATGCCTCACGCCTTGATTCAGAATTGGTCAAGGAAGAAGAAGAACCATTTGATTTGCTGCATATGCTTGGCAACCTTGGCCAGTACCTGGGTGAAGATGCCAAGGGCAAAGGCATTGATTTCATTACCGATCTGCCCTCCTCGCCGATCATCGTGCATGGGCTGGAGGCGCGGTTGGCTCAGGTATTCGTAAACCTGATCACCAACGCTATCTCGTTTTGTGAAGATGGCGATGCAATTCGTGTGTGGGCGCGCAAACGTGAAAACCGTGTTTTGATCGTTGTTGAGGACACAGGCCCCGGCATTCCGGAACAGGCGTTGTCAAAGATATTCAAGCGTTTCTATTCCCAGCGCCCGGACGAGCATTTTGGCAATAACTCCGGCCTTGGCCTTGCGATTTCAAAGCAAATCGTCGAAGCGCATGGTGGTGTAATCTGGGCCGAAAACATTCGCCCTACAGACGCTGACATCACGTCCGAGCCATTGGGTGCACGGTTTGTCGTCGGCCTGCCTACCTAA
- a CDS encoding lysophospholipid acyltransferase family protein encodes MAPDDGTVSFNKYDRRSLSYASTFQDPIKSRIISAMELCTGKLTILRMIRKFEKRGAPSGQHFWRAALDTMGIDLTTPQYQLDRIPKTGPVVVVANHPHGMVDGMIFADLIGRVRPDYRILTRSLLTSIDEVAGSYMIPVPFPHDPDAQRKGVEMRANAMAYLKEGGVVALFPSGVVATSETWFGPAVEAEWNVFTAKMIRRSGASVVPMKFPGQNSRAYQIANKLSPMLRQGLLLHEIVHSCNKPQAPIVGHPIAQEDIDKHADDPRGFMAWLRTQTLALKD; translated from the coding sequence GTGGCACCTGATGATGGGACTGTGTCCTTCAATAAGTACGACCGCCGCAGTCTGTCTTATGCCTCCACTTTTCAGGATCCGATCAAATCGCGGATTATCAGCGCGATGGAGCTTTGCACCGGCAAACTGACAATCCTGCGCATGATCCGCAAATTTGAAAAACGCGGCGCGCCGTCGGGCCAGCATTTTTGGCGTGCTGCCCTTGATACCATGGGGATTGACCTGACCACGCCGCAATACCAACTGGACCGTATTCCGAAAACGGGGCCCGTTGTGGTGGTCGCAAATCATCCGCATGGCATGGTTGACGGGATGATTTTTGCAGATCTAATTGGACGCGTCCGACCTGATTACCGGATTCTGACGCGTTCCTTGCTGACGTCAATTGATGAGGTGGCAGGCAGTTATATGATTCCAGTGCCATTTCCTCATGATCCTGATGCCCAGCGCAAAGGCGTGGAAATGCGAGCCAATGCAATGGCTTATCTCAAAGAAGGTGGGGTCGTTGCTCTGTTTCCCTCGGGCGTCGTTGCAACCTCAGAGACTTGGTTTGGTCCTGCTGTTGAAGCGGAATGGAATGTGTTTACCGCCAAAATGATCCGCCGATCGGGGGCAAGCGTGGTGCCGATGAAATTTCCCGGTCAGAACAGCAGGGCCTATCAGATCGCAAATAAACTTAGCCCCATGCTGCGCCAGGGTTTGCTGTTGCATGAGATTGTTCACAGTTGCAACAAACCTCAGGCACCGATTGTGGGGCACCCCATTGCGCAGGAAGACATCGACAAACATGCCGATGATCCACGCGGGTTCATGGCCTGGTTGCGGACGCAAACCTTGGCATTAAAGGACTAA
- the rapZ gene encoding RNase adapter RapZ yields the protein MKEPETPQDPKMDPERRRFVLVTGPSGAGRSSALNVLEDAGFEAIDNLPLRLLPALLDGPAQERSVALGIDARNRDFSTNGVLDLLGQLSAREGLMVELLYMDCSTDVLLRRFSETRRRHPLAPADRPAEGIRREQDMLLPIRARADVLIDTTNLNVHELRAEVEHWFAPTGKHHLTISVQSFSYKRGLPRSVDMVYDCRFLRNPYWDSSLRGLNGTDPQVATYVSQDPRYDAFASKVLELGALLLPAFRDEGKSHVSIAFGCTGGQHRSVTLAEQHALSLAEQGWQVSIRHRELDRQHPVKAVT from the coding sequence ATGAAAGAGCCCGAAACACCTCAAGACCCAAAAATGGATCCAGAGCGTCGTCGCTTTGTGCTTGTGACAGGGCCGTCCGGTGCGGGGCGGTCTTCGGCGCTGAATGTGCTTGAAGATGCAGGGTTTGAGGCAATTGACAATCTGCCCCTGCGGCTATTGCCCGCGTTGCTGGATGGGCCTGCGCAGGAGCGCTCTGTGGCGTTGGGCATTGATGCGCGCAACCGCGACTTTTCTACAAATGGTGTGCTGGACCTTTTGGGGCAGCTATCGGCCCGTGAGGGGCTGATGGTTGAACTGCTCTATATGGATTGTTCGACCGACGTGTTGTTGCGGCGGTTCTCTGAAACGCGGCGCCGTCATCCTCTGGCCCCTGCGGATCGACCCGCAGAGGGTATTCGCCGCGAACAGGACATGTTGTTGCCCATTCGTGCCCGCGCCGACGTTCTGATTGATACAACCAACCTGAACGTGCACGAGCTGCGTGCTGAGGTCGAGCATTGGTTTGCCCCGACCGGCAAGCATCATTTGACCATCTCGGTACAGTCGTTTTCCTACAAACGTGGCCTGCCGCGCAGTGTTGACATGGTCTATGATTGCCGGTTCTTGCGGAACCCTTATTGGGACAGCAGCCTGCGTGGGCTCAATGGAACTGACCCGCAAGTGGCAACCTATGTCAGCCAAGATCCCCGGTACGACGCTTTTGCCAGCAAGGTGCTTGAGCTTGGTGCGCTTTTGTTGCCGGCCTTTCGCGATGAGGGAAAGTCACATGTTTCAATCGCGTTTGGGTGTACCGGCGGACAACATCGTTCCGTCACATTGGCAGAACAGCACGCATTGAGCCTTGCAGAGCAGGGCTGGCAGGTGTCAATAAGACACCGCGAGCTGGACCGCCAGCACCCGGTAAAGGCAGTGACGTGA
- a CDS encoding HPr family phosphocarrier protein encodes MTDISLKIVNEKGLHARASAKLVEVVEAFDARAEVSKDGMSASGDSIMGLLMLAAARGSTIDVQTSGPDEAALAEALTALVADKFGEGF; translated from the coding sequence ATGACTGATATCTCTCTCAAGATCGTGAATGAAAAAGGGTTGCATGCGCGCGCTTCGGCCAAATTGGTTGAAGTGGTCGAAGCATTTGACGCCCGCGCTGAGGTCAGCAAAGATGGCATGTCCGCGTCCGGTGACAGTATCATGGGGCTTTTGATGTTGGCAGCCGCGCGGGGGAGCACTATTGACGTCCAAACGTCTGGCCCGGACGAGGCTGCATTGGCAGAAGCATTGACAGCACTTGTCGCGGACAAATTCGGCGAAGGCTTCTAG
- a CDS encoding electron transfer flavoprotein subunit alpha/FixB family protein, with protein sequence MAVLLLAEVTDGELAMDATAKAVTAAKQLGDVTALCCGGSAAAAGEAAAKIDGVSKVLVAEDSSLGHRLAESTAALIVSLAGDYDHIVAPATTDAKNVMPRVAALLDVQIISDASGVVDADTFERPIYAGNAVQTVKSKDAKKVITFRTSTFDAAGDGGSASIETISAVANPGLSEWVEDKVAASDRPELTSAGVVVSGGRGVGSEDDFALIEKLADKLGAAVGASRAAVDSGYAPNDWQVGQTGKVVAPDLYVAVGISGAIQHLAGMKDSKIIVAINKDEEAPIFQVADFGLVADLFTAVPELIEKL encoded by the coding sequence ATGGCTGTTCTACTCCTTGCAGAAGTTACTGACGGCGAATTGGCAATGGATGCCACAGCCAAGGCTGTGACCGCCGCCAAGCAATTGGGTGACGTGACTGCACTGTGCTGTGGTGGTTCTGCCGCTGCAGCTGGCGAAGCCGCCGCCAAGATTGATGGCGTGTCGAAGGTGCTGGTCGCAGAAGACTCATCCTTGGGTCACCGTCTGGCGGAATCAACAGCCGCATTAATTGTATCGCTGGCGGGTGATTACGATCACATCGTCGCCCCGGCCACGACAGACGCAAAAAACGTGATGCCCCGCGTCGCGGCGTTGCTTGACGTGCAAATCATCTCTGACGCCTCAGGTGTTGTGGATGCCGACACATTCGAGCGTCCGATCTATGCCGGTAACGCCGTGCAAACCGTCAAATCAAAAGACGCAAAAAAGGTCATTACCTTCCGCACATCGACATTCGATGCAGCAGGGGATGGCGGATCTGCTTCTATTGAAACCATAAGTGCCGTCGCAAACCCCGGTCTGTCCGAATGGGTGGAAGACAAGGTCGCAGCATCTGACCGTCCTGAGCTTACCTCGGCGGGCGTGGTTGTGTCCGGTGGTCGCGGTGTCGGGTCTGAAGATGATTTCGCCCTGATCGAAAAACTGGCTGACAAACTGGGTGCTGCTGTTGGCGCATCCCGTGCCGCGGTTGATTCCGGCTACGCCCCGAACGACTGGCAGGTTGGTCAAACGGGCAAGGTTGTCGCCCCTGATCTTTATGTCGCGGTCGGTATTTCAGGTGCGATCCAGCACCTGGCCGGTATGAAAGACAGCAAGATCATCGTCGCCATCAACAAAGACGAAGAAGCGCCAATTTTTCAGGTTGCCGATTTTGGTCTGGTTGCGGACCTGTTTACAGCCGTGCCCGAGCTTATCGAAAAACTGTAG
- a CDS encoding 3-hydroxybutyryl-CoA dehydrogenase has translation MNIQSVGVVGAGQMGNGIAHVMSLAGYDVMLSDVSADALTKAIEIMTGNMDRQVSREKITASERDTALARITTTQTLSELGQCDLIIESATERETVKQAIFEDLLPHLKPETILTSNTSSISITRLASRTDRPEKFMGFHFMNPVPVMQLVELIRGIATDEQTFNACKQVVDRLNKTAASAEDFPAFIVNRILMPMINEAVYTLYEGVGNVKSIDDSMKLGANHPMGPLELADFIGLDTCLAIMNVLHDGLADTKYRPCPLLTKYVEAGWLGRKTQRGFYDYRGDVPVPTR, from the coding sequence ATGAATATCCAGTCAGTCGGGGTCGTCGGAGCAGGTCAAATGGGCAATGGCATCGCCCACGTGATGTCTTTGGCTGGATATGATGTCATGTTGTCTGACGTCAGTGCCGACGCCTTGACCAAGGCCATTGAGATCATGACCGGCAACATGGATCGTCAGGTCAGCCGCGAAAAAATCACCGCATCAGAGCGTGACACAGCGCTTGCCCGGATCACCACCACCCAAACGCTTTCTGAATTGGGTCAATGTGATCTGATCATCGAATCCGCCACTGAACGTGAAACGGTCAAGCAGGCCATTTTCGAAGACCTGTTGCCCCATTTGAAGCCTGAGACAATTCTGACCTCAAACACGTCTTCAATCTCAATCACCAGATTGGCCAGCCGCACCGACCGGCCAGAAAAGTTCATGGGATTCCACTTTATGAACCCCGTGCCGGTGATGCAGCTGGTGGAGCTGATCCGCGGTATCGCCACGGATGAGCAAACCTTTAACGCCTGCAAACAAGTTGTTGACCGGCTGAACAAAACGGCCGCCTCCGCAGAAGATTTTCCTGCCTTTATCGTCAACCGCATCCTGATGCCGATGATAAACGAAGCGGTTTACACCCTGTATGAAGGGGTCGGGAATGTGAAATCTATCGACGATTCTATGAAATTGGGCGCGAACCATCCGATGGGACCGCTTGAGTTGGCAGATTTTATCGGGTTGGACACCTGCCTGGCCATAATGAACGTTCTGCACGACGGGCTTGCGGATACAAAATATCGCCCTTGCCCACTTTTGACCAAATATGTCGAGGCGGGATGGCTGGGCCGGAAGACCCAGCGCGGATTTTACGATTATCGGGGCGATGTTCCGGTACCAACACGCTGA